GGGACTGGCTCTGGAACAATACGGCACCCTGCCGTGGCAGACGGTGGTGTCCCCTGCCGTGGAGTTGGCTGAGAACGGCTTTGCCGTCAGTTACCAGCTCCACGAAGATCTGCGGCGCATGCAGGATCGCCTGGCCCAATTCGAGGGCACCGCCCGCATCTTTTATCCCCAGGGCCGGCCGCTCCGGCTCAACGCCCTGTTCCGCCAGCCCGATCTGGCCGCCACTCTGCGCCGCATTGCCGCCCAGGGGCCGGACGAATTCTACACCGGTCTCACCGCCCGCCTCATCGCCAGCCATATGCGCGTACGCGGCGGGCTGATCACCATGCAGGACCTGCGCGACTATCGCGCCGTGGAGCGCCCGCCGGTGGAGTTCAGCTACCGCGATACACGTATCATTTCCATGGGACCCCCCTCCTCAGGAGGGATCGTCCTGGCGCAAATTCTAAACCAGCTGGAGCATACCGATCTTGCGCAGCTTGAATTCCACTCCGCCCAGCACATTCACCTCATGGTGGAGGCCGAGCGACGGGCCTTTGCCGACCGTGCCTATCACCTGGGGGACCCCGATTTTGTGCCGGTCCCGGTGGCGGAACTCACCTCCAAGGAGTATGCGGCCCGGCGCTGGCAGGATGTGTCGCCGGCCTGGGCCTCGGTGAGCAAACAGGTGTCTTACGGCAACGTGATGACTTTCTCGGAGACCCACCAGACCACCCATTACAGCGTTGTGGACCGCTGGGGCAATGCGGTGGCCGTTACCACCACCATCAACGCCCTGTACGGCTCGGGCGAGCTGGTCAAGGGGGCTGGATTTCTGCTCAATGACGAAATGGACGATTTTTCGGCCAAGCCGGACCACCCCAACATGTTCGGCCTCCTTGGCGGCCACGCCAATGCCATCGAACCGGGCAAGAGAATGCTCAGCTCCATGACACCCACCATTGTGGCCCGCCACGATTCCCTGCTCATGGTGGTGGGTTCGCCAGGGGGCAGCAGAATCATCACGACAGTAGCGCAAGTCATATCCAACGTAGTTGATTTCGGGCTGGGGCTTAAAGAAGCGGTTGAAGCGCCCCGCTTCCATCACCAGTGGCTTCCTGACGTGGTGCTATCGGAGCCCAGAGGCATCAGCCGGGAAACGCGGCAACGTCTGGCGCGCATGGGACACACCGTGCGCTATGGGGATGACATGATGGGGGCCGCGCACTGCATCTACGTAGACCCGCGTACCGGATGGTATTTCGGCGCGGTGGACTCTCGCCGAGCTGCGGGCGCGGCGGGGTATTGAGCCACCCATTGAGAGTCACACGATGAGCAGGTCGAACCAAAAGACACCCGCCGGGCGAAAGGGCTCCGTGAGCACGAAGCAGGCACCCTCCCGCTTTGCCCGGGAAGCGCGCTCGCTGGGTATCATCATCGCCATTGCTCTGGCACTGCGGGCCACGGCGGTGGAAGCCTACATCGTGCCCACCGGCAGCATGGAGCGGACCATTCTGGTGGGGGACTTCCTCATCGGCAACAAGTTTATCTACGGCATGCGGACACCCGACCGCCTCGGAATACCGTACACGTCCCTGGGGTTCGACATACCTTGGAAGCGCCTGCCCGCTTTTCGCCAGCCACACATAGGCGATGTGGTCATATTCAAATACCCCCATAATCCCCTGGACAAGTACGTCAAACGGCTGATAGCCGGGCCTGGTCAAACCCTGGAGATCCGTAACCGCCAGATACTGGTAGATGGTGTGCCCTATATTCATCCAAAACACCTGCAGTTTCTGGATCGCGACATCCAGTCCCAAGATTGGGTGGACCCCAATATCTTTCCCCGGGGCAACGGCAATAAGGACAACTACGGCCAGATCCGGGTGCCACAGAGGGGGGACTCTCTCTCGGCCGACGAGGACCGGGTCACACTCTGGTATGTGGCCAGCATGGACGGCCATAGGCTCCACCTGGAATCAAACACCATACATATCGACGGCCAGCCCATCAGCACATACCGGGTGGAACAGGACTACTATTTCATGATGGGTGACAATCGGGACCAGAGTTACGATTCCCGTTTTTGGGGCTTTGTCCCCCACAAGAACATTTTGGGCGAGGCGTTGTTTATCTATTTCTCCCTGGATCTCAAGCGTTTTCCCTTTGTCACTCTGAGCCGGTTGAAGCGCATCGGCACGGTCATTCATTAGTGCTGACGGATGAGCGCAGCAGTAACAGGTTTTATGAGGTGGTAGCAGCGGTACCCGATGGATAAGGATCTACAGGCTCAGCAGGAGGTCCGCGACGTGTGTCGCCGCGCGGTTGAGGCGCAGCACCAGTTCGCCGGCGCCTCGCAGGAGGAGGTGGACCAGGTTTGCGCCGCCATGGCGAAGGCCGGCTTTCGGGCCGCTCACCGACTGGCGGAGCTGGCGGTCAGCGATACCGGCATGGGCAAGGCGGCTGATAAAGTGATCAAGGATGAATTCAGCACGCGGGACTTGTGGGAGTCCATCCGCCACATGGCCACGGTGGGGGAGATCAGCCGCGATCGCCGCCATAAGGTTACCGTGCTCGCCGAACCCATGGGGGTCGTGGCCGGCATTATTCCCACCACCAACCCTACCTCCACGGTCATGTACAAGGCCCTGATCGCTGTCAAGAGCCGCAACGCGCTGGTGGCCAGCCCGCATCCCAATGCCGGCCAGTGCACGCTGGAGGCTGTTAACGTTCTCGCCCAGGCGGCTGTCAGTGCGGGCGCGCCGGAAGGACTGGTGGCCAGCCTCACGATGCCCAGCAAGGAGTCGGCCCAGGCCCTCATGCGCCATCCCGGGGTGAGCATCATTTTGTCAACGGGCGGCAAAGCCATTGTCCGCCAGGCGCACAGCTCGGGCAAGCCGGCCTATGGGGTGGGACCGGGCAATGTCCCGGCATTCATTGAACGCTCGGCGGATGTGCGCAAAGCGGTTCGGGATATCGTCCTGGGTAAGGCGTTCGATCACGGACTTATCTGTTCAGCGGAGAATGCCATGATCGTGGAGCGCACCATCGAGCGCCGGGTGTTGGATGCCCTCAAGGATGAGTCGGTGAGCTGGGTTGCGGGCCG
This genomic window from Candidatus Neomarinimicrobiota bacterium contains:
- the ggt gene encoding gamma-glutamyltransferase translates to MQTNRHTALALFLLLCAAVGWGGRPPDAVGRRGMVVSSNLMASRIGLSILRRGGNAIDAAVATGFALAVVDPRAGNIGGGGFMVIRFGDGSTTSIDFREKAPASATRDLYLDENGEVIPELSATGILASGVPGSVRGLGLALEQYGTLPWQTVVSPAVELAENGFAVSYQLHEDLRRMQDRLAQFEGTARIFYPQGRPLRLNALFRQPDLAATLRRIAAQGPDEFYTGLTARLIASHMRVRGGLITMQDLRDYRAVERPPVEFSYRDTRIISMGPPSSGGIVLAQILNQLEHTDLAQLEFHSAQHIHLMVEAERRAFADRAYHLGDPDFVPVPVAELTSKEYAARRWQDVSPAWASVSKQVSYGNVMTFSETHQTTHYSVVDRWGNAVAVTTTINALYGSGELVKGAGFLLNDEMDDFSAKPDHPNMFGLLGGHANAIEPGKRMLSSMTPTIVARHDSLLMVVGSPGGSRIITTVAQVISNVVDFGLGLKEAVEAPRFHHQWLPDVVLSEPRGISRETRQRLARMGHTVRYGDDMMGAAHCIYVDPRTGWYFGAVDSRRAAGAAGY
- the lepB gene encoding signal peptidase I — its product is MSTKQAPSRFAREARSLGIIIAIALALRATAVEAYIVPTGSMERTILVGDFLIGNKFIYGMRTPDRLGIPYTSLGFDIPWKRLPAFRQPHIGDVVIFKYPHNPLDKYVKRLIAGPGQTLEIRNRQILVDGVPYIHPKHLQFLDRDIQSQDWVDPNIFPRGNGNKDNYGQIRVPQRGDSLSADEDRVTLWYVASMDGHRLHLESNTIHIDGQPISTYRVEQDYYFMMGDNRDQSYDSRFWGFVPHKNILGEALFIYFSLDLKRFPFVTLSRLKRIGTVIH
- a CDS encoding aldehyde dehydrogenase family protein, whose translation is MDKDLQAQQEVRDVCRRAVEAQHQFAGASQEEVDQVCAAMAKAGFRAAHRLAELAVSDTGMGKAADKVIKDEFSTRDLWESIRHMATVGEISRDRRHKVTVLAEPMGVVAGIIPTTNPTSTVMYKALIAVKSRNALVASPHPNAGQCTLEAVNVLAQAAVSAGAPEGLVASLTMPSKESAQALMRHPGVSIILSTGGKAIVRQAHSSGKPAYGVGPGNVPAFIERSADVRKAVRDIVLGKAFDHGLICSAENAMIVERTIERRVLDALKDESVSWVAGRELELLQSFMVRTDGSLNTAVVGQPAHRIAEMAGFQVPEDTAVLLVKQSGVGHEHPLSREKLSPVLAYYTVASAEAGIALAAEIVDYGGVGHTAVIHSTNEELVSRFAQRVRTFRILVNTPSPHGSVGYSTGLAPAMTLGSGTWGGAITGDNITPLHLLNRKRVAWETESVGPTGVKGTGASRRGSYSRYDNEPLPAIGRVADEEHVDSGQGLDLQEIDRIAESFSKGLERQEAR